TCCCGGCTGTCCAAGCTGGGCGAGGATGTGACCAAGACGCTGGAAGAGATCCCGCGCCGGTTCAAGCTGATCGAGACGGTGCGCGAAAAGTTCACCTGCCGCGACTGCGAGAAGATCACCCAGCCGCCGGCGCCGTTCCATGCCACGCCGCGCGGCTTCATCGGTCCCCAACTGCTGGCGACAATCCTGTTTGACAAGTTCGGCATGCATGCTCCACTCAACCGCCAGAGCGCGCGCTTCAAGGCTGAGGGGATCGACTTGCCGGTGTCGACGCTGGCCGATCAGGTCGGCCACGGAACCTTCGCCGTCATGCCGCTCTTCCAGCTGATCGAGCGCCATGTGCTCGCGGCCGAGCGCCTTCATGGCGACGACACCACCATTCGCATCCTGGCGAAGGACAAGTGCGCGACCGGGCGCATATGGACCTATACGCGCGACGACCGTCCCTTCGCCGGGCCTGCGCCGCCGGCGGCGATCTATTACGCCTCGAGCGACCGGCGCGGCGAGCGTCCTCAGAAGCATCTGGCTGGGTACGCCGGCATCCTTCAGTGCGACTGTTACAGTGGCTTCGAGCCGCTGTTCGACCCGCAGCGGAAGGAGCAGCCGATCACGCCGGCCTTTTGCTACGCCCATGCACGGCGAGGATTCTTCGAATTGGCTGACATCGCGAAAGAGGCCCGGGATGGCAAGAAGGGCAAACCGATCTCCCCGATCGCGCTGGAGGCGGTCAGGCGCCTCGACGCGCTGTTCGAGATCGAGCGCGCCATCAACGGCCGCAGCGCCGACGAGCGGTATGCCGTGCGGCAGGAGAAGAGCAAACCACTTCTCGACGACATGCACGCCTGGTTGCTCCGCCAGCGCGATACCCTCTCGCGCTCTTCCGAGGTCCTGAAGCCGATCAACTACATGCTCAGGCGCTGGAACGACTTCGCCCGCTTCATTGACGACGGCAGAATCTGCCTCAGCAACAACGCGGCCGAAAGAGCGCTGCGCGGTATTGCTCTGGGAAGGCGCAACTGGACCTTCGCCGGTTCCCAGCGTGGCGCCGACCGCGCCGCCGTCATGCTCACCCTCATCACCACGGCACGCCTCAACGACGTCGACCCGAAAGCCTGGCTCGCCGACATCCTTGCCCGCATTGCCGATCTTCCCGTCTCGCGTCTGCACGAACTACTGCCCTGGCAATGGAAGCTCCTGAGCCAAGCCGACAAGCCCGCCGGTCAGCAGGCCGCCTGACCTTCACACAACGCCATCATAGAGCCCGCCGCGCGCACGCGCATGTGCCAATCATGCGGCCTTCGCCGTATGCGTAC
The window above is part of the Mesorhizobium loti genome. Proteins encoded here:
- a CDS encoding transposase IS66, encoding MTSKPVELPSDLASAYVALLVEREALQAERDVAVTDAASWQAEAANAKAMLSDNEARIAHLELRIEKLKRELYGQRSERTARLIEQLELELEDLVTSATEDELAAQAAAAKTQTVRPFTRKRPVRKPWPDDIERERIVIEPPSACACCGGSRLSKLGEDVTKTLEEIPRRFKLIETVREKFTCRDCEKITQPPAPFHATPRGFIGPQLLATILFDKFGMHAPLNRQSARFKAEGIDLPVSTLADQVGHGTFAVMPLFQLIERHVLAAERLHGDDTTIRILAKDKCATGRIWTYTRDDRPFAGPAPPAAIYYASSDRRGERPQKHLAGYAGILQCDCYSGFEPLFDPQRKEQPITPAFCYAHARRGFFELADIAKEARDGKKGKPISPIALEAVRRLDALFEIERAINGRSADERYAVRQEKSKPLLDDMHAWLLRQRDTLSRSSEVLKPINYMLRRWNDFARFIDDGRICLSNNAAERALRGIALGRRNWTFAGSQRGADRAAVMLTLITTARLNDVDPKAWLADILARIADLPVSRLHELLPWQWKLLSQADKPAGQQAA